From a single Nicotiana tabacum cultivar K326 chromosome 8, ASM71507v2, whole genome shotgun sequence genomic region:
- the LOC107823102 gene encoding pentatricopeptide repeat-containing protein At5g43790 — protein MNTLSPKSVHPIFKLIEQCKNIATLKQVHAQMITTGLILHTYPLSRILISSSTLAATNSYALTIFNQVSNPTIFLFNTLISSSLARKDDQLHFSLALYSRMLTQTTLKPNNYTYPSLFKACSSQPWLQHGRALHTHVLKFLEPPYDHFVQASLLNFYSMSGELGVARFLFDQITRPDLASWNSILTAYAHNTSVQSEASFDNAYDSTNLSLEVLLLFNQMQKSLTSPNEVSLVALISACADLGALSQGIWAHSFVLRNGLKLNRFVGTTLVTMYANCGRLDIARQLFDQLFERDTYCYNAMIRGLAVHGLGLEALDLFEKMELEGLVPDDVTMLVIICACSHVGLVDQGCEFFESMKEDYGIEPKLEHYGTLVDLLGRAGRVKEAEEIVQTIPMKPNAVLWRSLLGAAHVHGNLEVGKSALKQLIQLDPKTSGNYVLLSNMYASLNKWDDVKNVRKLMKDHGIDKAPGSSIVDIDGAMHEFLIGDKTHPHAKRIYLKLDEMNRRLQEQGHKSGTREVLFDIEEEEKEDALSYHSERLAIAYALIASNSGAPIRIIKNLRVCSDCHAATKLISRIYEREIIVRDRSRFHHFRNGTCSCLDYW, from the coding sequence ATGAATACATTGAGCCCAAAATCTGTCCACCCAATATTCAAACTCATAGAACAATGCAAAAACATAGCCACTCTTAAGCAAGTGCATGCTCAAATGATCACAACTGGGCTTATTCTCCACACTTACCCTCTCAGTCGCATACTTATTTCGTCTTCCACCCTAGCTGCCACCAACTCCTATGCGCTAACCATTTTCAACCAAGTAAGCAATCCAACAATTTTCCTTTTCAACACCCTCATCTCATCATCCCTTGCTAGGAaagatgatcaacttcacttttcCTTAGCTCTTTACTCTCGTATGCTCACTCAAACCACTCTCAAGCCCAATAATTACACCTACCCCTCTCTTTTTAAGGCTTGTAGTTCTCAAccatggcttcaacatggccgcGCCTTGCATACCCATGTCTTGAAATTCCTTGAACCACCTTATGATCATTTTGTTCAAGCCTCGTTGCTTAATTTCTACTCCATGAGTGGTGAATTGGGGGTTGCAAGATTCCTCTTTGATCAAATCACAAGACCAGATTTAGCTTCTTGGAACTCCATACTTACAGCTtatgcccataatacttctgTTCAATCGGAAGCCAGTTTTGATAATGCTTATGATAGCACTAATTTGTCATTGGAAGTTTTGCTTTTGTTTAATCAAATGCAGAAATCTTTGACCAGTCCTAATGAAGTTAGTTTGGTGGCGTTGATTAGTGCTTGTGCTGATTTGGGTGCGCTTAGTCAGGGGATATGGGCTCATTCTTTTGTGCTTAGGAATGGCCTCAAGCTCAACCGCTTCGTTGGCACAACTTTAGTCACCATGTATGCAAATTGTGGCCGTCTTGATATTGCTCGACAGTTGTTCGATCAATTGTTCGAAAGAGACACGTATTGTTATAATGCCATGATTAGAGGACTTGCAGTGCATGGCCTTGGGCTGGAGGCTCTTGACCTTTTCGAGAAAATGGAATTAGAAGGTTTGGTTCCTGATGATGTAACTATGCTAGTTATAATATGTGCTTGCTCTCATGTGGGGTTGGTTGATCAAGGTTGCGAATTTTTTGAGTCAATGAAGGAGGATTATGGAATTGAGCCTAAGCTTGAGCATTATGGGACCTTAGTGGATCTTTTGGGTCGAGCAGGCCGGGTGAAGGAGGCTGAGGAAATAGTTCAGACCATTCCTATGAAGCCAAATGCAGTTCTTTGGAGATCTTTACTTGGAGCTGCTCATGTTCATGGTAACTTAGAGGTAGGTAAATCAGCATTAAAACAGTTGATACAGCTAGATCCAAAGACTAGCGGGAATTATGTGTTGTTATCGAATATGTACGCTAGCTTGAACAAGTGGGATGATGTGAAAAATGTAAGGAAATTGATGAAAGATCATGGAATCGACAAAGCTCCTGGTAGTAGCATTGTCGATATTGATGGTGCTATGCACGAGTTCCTTATTGGCGATAAGACTCATCCACACGCTAAACGGATATATCTGAAGCTAGATGAGATGAATAGAAGGCTGCAAGAACAGGGTCATAAGTCAGGAACAAGAGAAGTGTTGTTTGacattgaagaagaagagaaggaagaTGCGCTTTCATACCATAGTGAAAGGTTAGCCATAGCTTATGCTCTTATTGCATCTAATTCTGGTGCCCCTATTAGAAtcataaaaaacctaagggtctGCAGTGACTGCCATGCAGCTACTAAGCTTATTTCAAGAATTTATGAGAGGGAAATTATAGTAAGAGATAGATCTAGGTTTCATCACTTTAGAAATGGGACTTGTTCTTGTTTGGATTATTGGTAG